One Trichoderma atroviride chromosome 7, complete sequence DNA segment encodes these proteins:
- a CDS encoding uncharacterized protein (EggNog:ENOG41) gives MASPLSSNSSAFLALPVEIRRQIYGLCIPHKFRYDISRSLCYQSGPDWFKEIPDHCHQGLERGDATEVDSGGGDKSQRELSTVTKVKQIRSPSAFVDDHRNTFPGLLLCCHQITEEVTDMLYKENTLQINIQDESTLENLIRPNTRQKIRKMVLILRPRGLSHRRKFRMNPDIWDGILGNLQTLGVVVEQPDPYFETLLTGKKAEDVFADWIACITPILEYVGQALHREAKIVVDANEHQKTVKVIKEAISERCHFQRLSLADFIFVRGRFASASAFWGRYWGYFGDDSITAQDCMDDDDDFALLYSNRGPRAAHRSRTYRRLG, from the coding sequence ATGgcttctcctttgtcttCCAATTCGAGCGCCTTTCTTGCTCTGCCAGTGGAAATCCGCCGGCAGATCTACGGACTCTGTATCCCACACAAGTTTCGGTACGATATTTCCAGGTCCCTGTGTTACCAGAGTGGCCCGGACTGGTTCAAGGAGATACCCGACCATTGTCACCAGGGCTTGGAGAGAGGTGACGCTACTGAGGTCGACAGCGGTGGTGGCGACAAAAGTCAACGTGAGCTTTCAACAGTTACTAAAGTGAAGCAGATAAGGAGTCCCTCGGCATTTGTTGATGATCATCGAAATACATTCCCTGGACTCCTGCTCTGCTGCCATCAGATCACCGAGGAGGTGACGGACATGTTATACAAAGAAAACACTCTTCAAATCAATATTCAAGACGAGTCCACTCTCGAAAATTTGATCAGGCCCAACACAAGGCAGAAGATACGCAAAATGGTGCTCATCCTACGACCTCGGGGACTCTCTCACCGACGCAAGTTCCGCATGAACCCTGATATCTGGGATGGTATCCTCGGGAACCTTCAGACACTAGGGGTTGTTGTAGAGCAGCCGGACCCCTACTTTGAAACACTGCTTActggaaaaaaagcagaagacgTTTTTGCGGATTGGATTGCCTGTATAACTCCAATCCTGGAATATGTAGGTCAGGCTCTTCATAGAGAAGCCAAGATTGTGGTGGATGCAAATGAACACCAAAAGACGGTTAAAGTGATAAAAGAGGCAATATCGGAGCGCTGCCACTTTCAGCGCCTATCCTTGGCCGACTTCATATTTGTGAGAGGAAGGTTCGCTTCGGCATCAGCATTCTGGGGAAGATATTGGGGCTACTTTGGGGACGACTCAATCACCGCTCAGGACTGcatggatgatgatgacgactttgctcttctttattcTAATCGAGGCCCGCGAGCGGCTCACAGGTCTCGAACATATAGGAGGCTAGGCTAG
- a CDS encoding uncharacterized protein (SECRETED:SignalP(1-22)), with product MRATASLPSLLTTALLASRAVGWRIPSLQHATDDEDDDTPLPVVIWHGLGDAFSSDGIQGVGELADKIHPGTFAYAIAIGTDANSDRSATFFGNVTEQIEAVCAALAAHPILSTAPAIDAIGFSQGGQFLRGYVERCNNPPIRSLVTFGSQHNGINEFKTCGNADLLCKGAMALLRFNTWSNFVQSRLVPAQYYRDLTDYDSYLQGSNFLADINNERELKNEQYKKNIASLTNFVMYMFEDDTTAIPKQSSWFAEVNGTEVTPLREQRQYKEDWIGLRQLDDKGGLRFRSITGEHMQIPEGILKEVMTEFFGPMNKTFPPEKDAEDLSQGEL from the coding sequence ATGCGCGCCACAGCTTCTCTCCCCAGTCTCTTGACGACGGCCCTCCTGGCCAGCCGCGCCGTTGGCTGGCGCATTCCCAGTCTCCAACATGCTacagacgacgaagatgacgatacGCCTCTCCCGGTCGTCATCTGGCACGGCCTCGGCGACGCCTTCAGCTCCGATGGAATCCAGGGAGTAGGCGAGCTCGCAGACAAGATTCACCCCGGCACCTTTGCCTACGCCATTGCCATCGGCACGGATGCCAACTCGGATCGTTCAGCGACCTTCTTCGGCAACGTCACCGAACAAATCGAAGCCGTGtgcgccgccctcgccgcgCACCCAATTCTCTCCACGGCCCCTGCCATCGACGCCATCGGCTTCTCCCAGGGCGGCCAGTTCCTGCGCGGCTACGTCGAGCGCTGCAACAACCCCCCCATCCGCAGCCTCGTCACCTTTGGCAGCCAGCACAACGGCATCAACGAGTTCAAAACCTGCGGCAACGCCGACCTGCTCTGCAAGGGCGCCATGGCCCTGCTGAGGTTCAACACCTGGAGCAACTTTGTCCAGAGCCGCCTGGTGCCCGCGCAGTACTACCGCGACCTGACAGACTACGACTCGTATCTCCAAGGTTCAAACTTTCTGGCCGACATCAACAACGAGCGCGAGCTCAAGAACGAGCAGTACAAGAAGAACATTGCCAGCCTGACAAATTTTGTCATGTACATGTTTGAGGACGACACCACCGCCATTCCTAAGCAGTCTTCCTGGTTCGCCGAAGTCAACGGCACCGAGGTTACGCCCCTGCGAGAGCAGAGACAGTACAAGGAGGACTGGATTGGCCTGCGCCAGCTGGACGACAAGGGCGGGCTCCGATTCCGATCCATCACGGGCGAGCACATGCAAATCCCTGAGGGAATCTTGAAGGAGGTCATGACTGAATTCTTTGGTCCCATGAACAAAACGTTTCCCCCGGAGAAGGATGCCGAGGACTTGAGCCAGGGGGAGCTGTGA
- a CDS encoding uncharacterized protein (EggNog:ENOG41), which produces MNSSPPQTTMNSSPPQTPTKTQQPQPFHPQDSSPACQSAIRHSSTWKPSSLNRRLSWNNQDQKHELQMSGIDGVRSGEQGFTERG; this is translated from the exons ATGAACTCTTCACCACCACAAACCACAATGAACTCTTCACCACCACAAACCCCAACCAAAA CCCAACAACCCCAGCCCTTCCACCCCCAAGACTCCTCCCCCGCCTGCCAATCCGCCATCCGCCACTCCTCCACCTGGAAGCCCAGCTCGCTTAATCGTCGTCTTAGCTGGAACAACCAGGACCAGAAGCACGAGCTGCAGATGAGCGGCATTGATGGCGTGAGGTCGGGCGAGCAGGGCTTTACGGAGAGGGGTTGA
- a CDS encoding uncharacterized protein (EggNog:ENOG41), with translation MDSPTRKPAAAEVAPAPLTTTTSSASSTSSTSASSTSLSPLKRPAPSLLPPFEPSSSPGLPRPAKRQNVGSAPHLRYPTPNIPTSSTGILSSSPLREKLSRGISERTPLSAVPSIELNDNGEMLLMGRSSNSSHFQLSANRLISRVHVKARYLQGATPLEANKIEITCNGWNGLKLHCQGRTWELLKGDSFTSETEGTEIMVDVHDARVLIQWPKRSSSAVDANGLLSDASWEDSPPRSQTRASAMLQASPLRRAAARIQSPDSPTPAPRRRSVVAADEESGIQIYEDDEEHLPDSDGHEDPDVGVSMRTEVTASFSSDFEPDDEDDESDPDEENDPIIHSFGPYGANISGRMASISTKSPRVTSSKRALKKGSTETLVPRKSTRDLDSAEASPRKRARREASREQTPTPNGRPLKKEEDEEEQVKKEEEEEEEEEEDDEEEEEDKPPQDSLGSRCRHLQPRRQPARLLPPVFHAAVHHHAQPARRANQGSHPGRSEGAHRDHCLHWHHRAPGQGRCRQGAGERVLLHPRGRYRCSTSRCSCGWTAKAQPAGVPKAAQAILLEAP, from the exons ATGGACTCGCCCACGCGAAAGCCGGCAGCCGCCGAGGTGGCCCCCGCTCCAttaacaacaacaacatcgtcggcatcgtcgactTCGTCCacctcagcctcgtccacgTCGCTGTCGCCGCTGAAGCGCCCGGCGCcgtctctgctgccgccCTTTGagccctcgtcgtcgcccgGCCTGCCGCGCCCTGCAAAGCGCCAGAATGTCGGCTCGGCGCCCCATCTGCGGTATCCCACGCCAAACATCCCAACCTCCAGCACCGgcatcttgtccagctcgccgctgCGGGAGAAGCTGAGCCGCGGCATCTCCGAGCGGACGCCTCTCTCCGCCGTGCCGTCCATTGAGCTCAACGACAACggcgagatgctgctgatgggcCGGTCGTCCAACTCGTCTCACTTCCAGCTCTCCGCCAACCGCCTCATCTCACGCGTGCACGTCAAGGCCCGGTACCTGCAGGGCGCCACGCCGCTCGAGGCCAACAAAATCGAAATCACCTGCAACGGCTGGAACGGCCTGAAGCTGCACTGCCAGGGCCGGACGTGGGAGCTGCTCAAGGGCGACAGCTTCACCAGCGAGACGGAGGGCACTGAAATCATGGTTGACGTGCACGATGCCCGCGTCCTGATCCAGTGGCCCAAGCGCAGCTCCTCGGCCGTGGACGCGAATGGCCTCTTGTCCGATGCCAGCTGGGAAGACTCGCCGCCACGCTCGCAGACGAGGGCCTCGGCCATGCTGCAGGCATCCCCTCTGCGACGGGCTGCTGCGCGTATCCAGTCCCCTGACAGCCCTACTCCGGCTCCTCGGCGACGGTCTGTGGTAGCAGCAGACGAAGAGTCCGGCATCCAGATctacgaggacgacgaggaacaCCTGCCGGACTCTGATGGCCACGAGGACCCCGATGTCGGCGTCAGCATGCGGACCGAGGTTacggccagcttctccagcgatTTTGagcccgacgacgaggacgacgagagtGATCCGGACGAGGAAAACGATCCCATCATCCACTCCTTTGGGCCCTATGGCGCCAACATCTCGGGGCGCATGGCGTCCATTTCGACGAAATCACCTCGCGTGACTTCTTCCAAGCGGGCCTTGAAGAAGGGCTCGACCGAGACTCTGGTGCCTAGGAAATCGACCCGGGATTTGGATAGTGCCGAGGCCAGCCCGCGCAAAAGGGCAAGGAGGGAAGCTTCTCGCGAGCAAACCCCAACCCCGAATGGTCGACCactgaagaaggaagaggatgaagaggagcaagtgaagaaagaagaagaagaggaagaggaagaagaagaggatgacgaggaggaagaggaagacaagCCCCCCCAAGATTCTCTCGGAAGCCGATGCCGCCATCTCCAACCACGTCGTCAACCAGCTCGCCTACTCCCGCCTGTCTTCCACGCCGCTGTCCACCATCATGCACAACCTGCCCGCCGAGCAAACCAGGGATCTCACCCGGGACGCTCTGAGGGTGCTCATCGAGACCACTGCTTGCATTGGCATCATCGAGCGCCAGGGCAAGGACGCTGCCGgcaaggcgctggagagcGAGTATTACTACATCCCCGAGGCCGATACCGATGCTCAACGTCGCGCTGCAGTTGTGGATGGACTGCGAAAGCCCAGCCTGCGGGCGTGCCGAAAGCAGCACAAG CAATACTACTGGAAGCGCCCTAA
- a CDS encoding uncharacterized protein (EggNog:ENOG41) — MASHPRTLHEGDPKGTFLKIDGGINAYLATPSEENGHKGVGILFIPEILGIYPNSQLLADGFAAKGYTTLIPDVFNGDAIPLDRFPPADLLSWLAKGFDGNNPHTTEYVDPIIIAAIKKLRELGVSKIGAVGYSFGGKYVVRHFKNGIDAGFVAHPSFVDEDELAALAGPLSIAAPETDRLWPAPQRHKAEAILVKTGRPYQITLFSGVAHGFGIRGDPDVRLQRFAKEQAFNQAVAWFNEHLLEV, encoded by the exons ATGGCGTCGCACCCCCGAACTCTTCATGA AGGTGATCCCAAGGGCACGTTTCTCAAGATCGACGGCGGAATCAATGCCTATCTCGCCACCCCATCGGAAGAGAACGGTCACAAAGGCGTCGGCATTCTCTTCATTCCAGAAATCTTGGGCATCTACCCCAACAGCCAGCTATTGGCAGATGGCTTTGCCGCCAAAGGATACACCACACTCATCCCGGATGTATTCAACGGCGATGCAATCCCACTCGACAGATTCCCCCCAGCTGACCTCTTAAGCTGGCTTGCAAAGGGTTTTGATGGTAACAACCCACATACGACTGAATACGTCGACCCAATTATCATTGCAGCGATTAAAAAGCTAAGAGAGCTCGGAGTATCTAAAATCGGAGCTGTTGGATATAGCTTCGGTGGCAAG TATGTGGTCCGACATTTCAAGAACGGTATTGACGCGGGATTTGTCGCGCACCCCAGTTTtgtcgatgaagacgagttggctgccttggctggTCCTTTATCCATTGCTGCACCAGAAACGGACCGGCTTTGGCCAGCCCCTCAGAGACACAAAGCTGAAGCAATACTTGTTAAAACCGGCCGGCCTTACCAAATCACCTTGTTTTCAGGAGTTGCGCATGGCTTCGGTATTCGAGGGGATCCGGATGTGAGGCTACAGAGATTTGCAAAAGAACAAGCATTTAATCAAGCAGTTGCTTGGTTCAATGAACATTTGCTAGAGGTGTAA
- a CDS encoding uncharacterized protein (EggNog:ENOG41~TransMembrane:4 (i82-105o135-156i202-221o692-720i)) produces the protein MSTLYQPISPNEPSESTTVMTESRGSLEHGAAVLQSGEARNESSGNGPPAASKRVNSTVTDISNEGTIVLSRSLSRGQLLECIIHFFAISVSIGICLLHFLKVYWTDESTLSKRWRWVSSFVSLDINDIIKALQFAAKVHEILIVASIGAIVLYFARRRLVGDEGIALGLLMSSYRIDTPSNMLSSKFWSALSFDSSNLDPAAIGLSLLLLVSAILCQLVGPASAGVMQPSLDWWNVSNPYNGQPLPLYLSVRGNETYPRVLDNNTWPLHAYDPNIDRFVAENATDCLTNAVGSWCPAFGVSVVENWAISNYEDHATPNITVTGTSGTQRALTADLIANGTAIAATQSNWVIRMFGLFATYVKHRSAFAASSITLPMYTSTDPMYAPVVQVQCQALLPNDTRNSVRFLTDQLTNYTDSSADRYNPQLSWSVPPEALSLHNQQDYAHFEWVDLSKQTTTGMWRPSLGAVAKIPGWVNGRPGFYIIPCIIDARWAASSAIYQPIISDVIISNLSSPADLASRSNSADSISSKLRLKPKPKPISRQQLGIGDAIQIGLNWANLLDTPIYSSNDTRALTNIEAMLNIYVRIDENNGTDYAAFTVGVNNNTYVRNTTQLMHAAENTTATILSLTIADALSRLSDGIEPWNLIVLNTTRGGNVTWTAIDFDYYSINSSDATFMKQFTSLRVQVHRYGWAYGWGAVIILDVVVLLMHVFMVVSYAGYHLLHVLCFRERWWMTDAWNNTADLIILAWDSSSTTVFRKAEGAKPSLWAQNIKVRERIGGDAMELVAGRPKPGEGRLQPERKYM, from the coding sequence ATGAGCACTCTTTATCAACCCATTTCGCCAAACGAGCCGTCCGAGTCTACAACTGTCATGACTGAGAGCCGCGGAAGTCTCGAGCATGGAGCAGCGGTGCTTCAAAGCGGAGAAGCCCGCAATGAAAGCTCCGGAAATGGCCCGCCTGCTGCCTCCAAGCGTGTCAACTCTACTGTTACAGATATTAGCAATGAAGGCACGATTGTTCTAAGCCGTTCTCTTTCCAGGGGCCAACTCTTGGAATGCATCATCCACTTTTTCGCCATCAGCGTAAGCATCGGCATCTGTCTGCTTCATTTCTTAAAAGTGTACTGGACGGACGAATCGACATTGTCCAAGAGATGGCGCTGGGTGTCGTCTTTTGTGTCTCTTGACATAAacgacatcatcaaagctCTCCAGTTCGCTGCCAAGGTTCATGAGATTCTTATCGTGGCTTCCATCGGCGCAATCGTGCTGTATTTTGCACGGCGCCGCCTGGTTGGAGACGAGGGCATCGCGCTTGGCCTGCTGATGAGCAGTTACAGGATCGACACGCCCTCCAATATGCTGTCGTCCAAGTTCTGGTCGGCTCTCAGCTTTGACTCGAGCAACCTAGACCCAGCGGCAATAGGTCTGAGcctcctgctgctcgtcTCAGCCATTCTCTGCCAGCTCGTGGGCCCGGCCTCGGCCGGCGTGATGCAGCCCAGCCTTGACTGGTGGAACGTATCAAACCCGTACAACGGCCAGCCACTGCCCCTTTACCTGTCCGTCAGGGGCAACGAGACATATCCCCGTGTGTTGGACAACAATACTTGGCCCCTGCACGCGTATGATCCCAATATCGACAGGTTTGTAGCAGAAAACGCGACTGACTGCTTGACTAACGCTGTGGGTTCATGGTGCCCGGCATTCGGAGTCAGCGTCGTGGAAAATTGGGCAATATCAAACTATGAGGATCATGCAACGCCCAATATCACCGTAACAGGGACCAGCGGCACGCAGAGAGCGCTTACGGCGGACTTGATTGCGAATGGAACTGCCATCGCGGCCACGCAATCCAACTGGGTCATCCGTATGTTCGGCCTCTTTGCCACATATGTGAAGCATCGTTCCGCCTTcgccgccagctccatcacGTTGCCCATGTACACATCCACCGACCCGATGTACGCCCCTGTTGTTCAAGTGCAATGCCAGGCCTTGCTTCCCAACGACACAAGAAACTCGGTCAGGTTCCTCACCGATCAGCTCACCAATTACACCGATTCTAGCGCCGATCGGTACAATCCTCAACTCTCCTGGTCAGTGCCCCCTGAAGCCTTGAGCCTCCACAATCAACAGGATTATGCCCACTTCGAATGGGTTGACCTTTCAaagcagacgacgacgggcaTGTGGCGTCCATCCTTAggcgccgtggccaagaTACCTGGCTGGGTGAATGGACGACCGGGCTTTTACATCATCCCGTGCATCATTGACGCTCGATGGGCAGCGTCCTCGGCGATTTATCAGCCCATAATAAGCGATGTAATCATCAGCAATCTATCCAGCCCCGCCGATCTCGCGTCCCGTTCAAACAGCGCAgattccatctcctccaaACTAAGACTAAAACCAAAACCAAAACCAATCTCAcgccagcagctgggcatCGGAGATGCTATCCAGATAGGACTCAACTGGGCAAACTTGCTGGACACCCCTATATATTCTTCTAACGACACGCGAGCCCTCACCAATATTGAGGCTATGCTGAACATCTACGTCAGAATAGATGAAAACAACGGCACTGATTACGCCGCCTTCACGGTGGGAGTAAACAACAACACCTATGTACGCAACACTACACAGCTCATGCACGCAGCAGAAAACACAACGGCCACCATTCTGAGCCTCACAATTGCCGATGCGCTATCGCGTCTCAGCGACGGTATCGAACCTTGGAACTTGATTGTTCTAAACACCACCAGGGGCGGCAACGTCACCTGGACAGCTATAGACTTTGATTACTATTCTATCAACTCCTCAGACGCAACTTTCATGAAGCAGTTTACGTCCCTCAGGGTCCAAGTCCATCGCTATGGCTGGGCATACGGCTGGGGAGCCGTCATCATACTCGACGTCGTTGTTCTGCTTATGCACGTTTTCATGGTTGTCTCGTACGCAGGCTACCACCTCCTTCATGTTCTTTGCTTCAGGGAACGCTGGTGGATGACAGACGCGTGGAATAACACTGCGGATCTCATCATACTGGCCTGGGATTCGTCGTCGACTACGGTGTTTCGTAAGGCAGAAGGGGCCAAGCCGTCGCTTTGGGCCCAGAATATCAAGGTTAGAGAGAGAATTGGCGGAGATGCAATGGAGCTTGTGGCTGGACGACCAAAACCCGGTGAGGGCAGGCTCCAACCCGAAAGAAAATACATGTAG
- a CDS encoding uncharacterized protein (EggNog:ENOG41), producing MSSTDQDATSTSSGSSEDILATAIAKLDTARRMLMNLQNAFEALERKVEPEVAPNQEQPEPDAEASIALASLGIEAATRKKEAIRLERDVVFKKREAGDLNGRDAEKLFQGQNQRYFSAGADLWRHQMNRMQFGDSSGNRSINPCGDDLTQGLMTLYKRDEFDKQHSRFPRKYNPRWCQWKGRDSGWRKDALAYYKGSSKYHENAPRNAAWCHIIGRWLSSDFHHATHIVPPFLDDHGFGKLLFGDRTQSLQGAGNALLLSDWMNGWFNSCDIIVIPVDAKETPIMRWRAEIISPSLQKSQLVMGLSGKDVHGKELVFLNKNRPVPGFLYFHFIMALIRVKDLQRFGWEAVWARYYE from the coding sequence ATGTCTTCCACCGACCAAGACGCAACATCGACCAGCTCAGGTTCATCCGAGGACATCCTGGCTACCGCAATAGCCAAGCTTGACACCGCTCGGCGCATGTTGATGAATCTTCAGAACGCATTCGAAGCTTTAGAGCGCAAAGTAGAACCAGAGGTAGCGCCAAACCAGGAGCAGCCGGAGCCAGATGCTGAGGCGAGCATTGCGTTAGCATCACTTGGGATCGAGGCAGCTACCAGGAAGAAAGAGGCGATTCGGCTCGAGCGAGATGTTGTGTTCAAGAAACGGGAAGCCGGTGATTTAAATGGCCGGGATGCTGAGAAACTTTTTCAAGGTCAGAACCAGCGTTACTTTTCAGCCGGGGCCGACCTGTGGAGACATCAAATGAACAGGATGCAATTTGGAGACTCTTCGGGAAACCGGTCGATAAATCCATGTGGCGACGACCTCACTCAAGGTCTTATGACTCTCTACAAGCGTGATGAATTCGACAAACAACACAGCCGGTTTCCGAGAAAATACAATCCACGGTGGTGCCAATGGAAGGGTCGCGATTCGGGATGGCGCAAGGATGCTTTGGCCTACTACAAAGGCAGTAGCAAATATCACGAAAACGCCCCTCGTAATGCAGCTTGGTGCCATATAATCGGCAGGTGGCTTTCATCAGATTTTCATCATGCTACACATATCGTACCCCCTTTTCTTGACGACCACGGCTTTGGTAAATTGCTATTTGGCGACCGAACCCAATCACTTCAAGGAGCAGGAAATGCACTTCTTTTATCCGACTGGATGAATGGGTGGTTTAACAGCTGTGACATTATAGTTATCCCGGTCGATGCAAAGGAAACTCCCATTATGCGATGGCGCGCAGAGATCATTTCCCCTAGTTTACAAAAGAGTCAACTAGTCATGGGCTTATCTGGCAAAGACGTGCATGGAAAGGAGCTGGTGTTTCTTAACAAGAACCGCCCAGTCCCAGGCTTTCTCTATTTCCATTTCATCATGGCGCTCATTCGCGTCAAAGATCTCCAACGTTTCGGATGGGAGGCTGTCTGGGCCCGGTATTACGAGTAA
- a CDS encoding uncharacterized protein (EggNog:ENOG41) — MHVLESWIADHGFEAPMKLTEDEAVEAARRVHMVLVETAERAERLGIYENSDDDCDDDCDGDSDEDSDEDSDEDSDDESNLDSEEE; from the coding sequence ATGCATGTGTTAGAGTCTTGGATCGCAGACCATGGCTTTGAGGCCCCCATGAAGCTGACTGAGGACGAAGCTGTGGAAGCGGCCCGCCGGGTTCACATGGTATTAGTAGAGACTGCTGAGCGTGCTGAGCGGCTAGGGATCTATGAGAATAGCGACGATGACTGCGACGATGATTGCGATGGTGATAGTGACGAGGATAGTGACGAAGATAGTGACGAGGATAGCGACGATGAGAGTAATCTGGACAGTGAGGAGGAGTAA